TAGTGTTTAATATTACACCTTTCTCCAAATATGACCAAGAACTGATTCATGATTAATCCCCAGCTTGGTATTGCATTTATCCAGCTTTTTTCACAATTTTGTATTGCTAAATAGACTGATTTCTTGACGCTTTTTTCATCTGGGAACTGCACTTTTGTTTTGGTATATTTTCTAATTCCCCTGTTTAAGTTTTCTATTGTATTTGTGGTGTACATTATTTTCCTGATTTCAGCAGGATAGGCCAAAAAAGGCATGAGATTTTCCCAATTCTTTTCCCAGGAGCAAACGGCATATTTATATTTTGCTTCCCAGTTTTTTTTAAATTCAGCCAGAGCTAAAACGGCTTCTTCCTGATTTATTGCAGTATATACTTCTTTCATTGCACTGCAAAATGCTTTTCTATCCTTAACTACTACAAACTTAAGGCTATTCCTTATTTGATGAACAATGCAAAGCTGGGATTCTGTATTTGGAAAAACACCTCTGATAGCTTTTGTAAATCCGGTAAGGTTATCTGTACAGGCAATGAGAATATCCTTTACTCCACGAGATTTTATGTCAGAGAGTACAGTCATCCAAAATGAAGCCGACTCTTCTTTATTTAGCCA
The Flavobacterium kingsejongi genome window above contains:
- a CDS encoding IS256 family transposase, translated to MIEDGKLPKDFAKQFKNKEDFHTFFQDLYKQGIEQLLQGELDAHLGYEKHNIDGYNTGNSRNGSFSKNIKSETLGNMVLAIPRDRNGEFEPQVIGKGQSMSEKIEDAILGMYSRGMTRSDIVEQVKEVYGISVSESTISTISDRILADVDLWTKRALEPQYLIVWMDAVHMKVRTDGKYENHAIYIVIGLKTDGKKEVLGMWLNKEESASFWMTVLSDIKSRGVKDILIACTDNLTGFTKAIRGVFPNTESQLCIVHQIRNSLKFVVVKDRKAFCSAMKEVYTAINQEEAVLALAEFKKNWEAKYKYAVCSWEKNWENLMPFLAYPAEIRKIMYTTNTIENLNRGIRKYTKTKVQFPDEKSVKKSVYLAIQNCEKSWINAIPSWGLIMNQFLVIFGERCNIKH